The DNA segment CCCAAGATTTTCAGCATTCCAACCATGTAAAAGGCAagaacttttctttcctttcctttttcctttctttcttccttggaaaTTTTACTAGTGTCTGACATTCCAAAAGGGTTGGGTTATTGCTCACTTTTTAAACACATACATTCATTACTTTACTAGAAAATACTTAAGGTGGGGTATGTATTCTGAAAAGATTTATCACTGGAATAGATGattaaagtcagaaaaataaacagattaTACTTAATTTTCATAGCTGATCTTGAACCAAAGGCCCCTGAGTTTCCAAGAAGGGAAAAACATCTTTTTGTAACTGAATGTAAAGGTGTCATTTAAATTGAGGTTTGAATAAATAAAGACTGACAGACAGAAATAGGGTTAGGAAGAAACATACAGGTTATGTGTCTATAAATACTAGACTTATGAAGCCTGTCTTGGGAAAACTGTCAAGGCTGTAACCCTAGTGGAGAAATATTCATGGTTTCAGTTATTCTATGTATCTGCTTTACCATGAGAGAGCTTGCTGATGAACgagaacaaagaagagaaaagaagatatcAGGGCACAGGATACTTGGTGTGAGACTAGTTGTCAAAACCTATGTGCCTCAGAGCCTCAGTTTGCTCTCTGAGTGTGAAACAGACACTGAAGAGGGAAGAGAACTGTCACCCTGTTGCTCCCTCTGTCACTAGGCTCTAGATTGCTGATATCATAAGGCCTTTTCATGAAGAAACAGTCATCCACACGAAAAGTTTCTCATGAAATCATCTCAGTGGGTAACTAGGGTTTTTCTTGGACTTACAAACAACATCCTTGCATGAGGCTTTATACTTCAACTCTGATTTAGAGCTCCCTGGgtttctttattctatttttgtCCTTGTCTTTCTTTTATGTATAGATAATGAGTGTGGCAAATTAATTGAGGCCTTAAAAATGTTCATCTCCttatcccttcctttctttcatctgcTTCCATTCACATGTATGTTGATATACCACGATTTATCTTTGTAGTTCATACATTCCTGTTACGTGAAATATTACAAAAAGAACTAGCAAACTCTCAGGAGGGTCAGGCCATGCTCCTGTGCTCCTGGTGCTGCTGCCTACTCTCTGGGGCTTCTAAAGTTCAACTACTAATTCTCTTAATATTTACTTGGGTATCTCAAAGATGCCTCCAGTTGCACATAGCCACAACTGAAACATGATCTACACCAGCTATATTCTACGGACCACTGTCTTTGTTTCATTGAGAAACTCCACAGGCCATTTTTTAAACTAGGAGCACAGGACACAGATGATGGCTTCAAATGGACTGAAATGTGACTCTCAATATTGCCATATTTTAATCAGTATCATTTCAAGAAAATTATTTAACCCCTGTATCTTTTCTAACATGAAGGAGATCCCCTCAGAATTATCCCATGtctcatttaaaaagtatttaacatAATTCTATTATCATCCTAGACCTGTATTCCTTGCTCATTTTGAATTTTAGAGATGATATTCCCTGATGTCACCCAGCTTCTTGATGTCTTTTCAACCCAGTTCTCTAGAGTGAAGTTCAATGACCCTTTTCTGGATGACTGAAAGAGCAAATCCATTGGGCTCATTTCATCTGCTTCTCCCCACCCACACCCTGATTTCATTGTCTGTACCCTTGCTTTATtttgacaaatatttaatattttattttgggaACACTTGTCTttctcagaacacagacatcTCATGACCTTGTATTTTTTCCTATTACTCTTATATCTTAATGATTTCATCTTTCCCGAAGAAGTCTCTTGCCTTTGCTCCCTGAAGTGCAGCATCTTTGCTTACATTAAGGTCTCATGCTTCCCCTACACCTGGCTCCTTTTCATGTGCCCTTGTTTTTATGTGAAGAGATTTCTACTTTTAGCTCCTGATCTACTCAACTCATGTTCATGTTCATTCATGAGGCTCAAATAAATTTTTTCTGGGAAGTTTTTGTATtcagactaggtcatcttctttACTGTTTTCCTTTACAGTGGTAATTATGCTTATTAGatattatgaaattattttatgcaAGATAACCTTCAGTATATCATTCTAGGGCATGGTTAAATTCTGTCTTGTCATCTGTAGTAAACATGCCCATATGTGGCATACAGAGTTATGAAAATATGCTTGCTaaataaaatgaacagaaaacaTGAGCCTATATAATTGGCTTAATTCTTCCACAGaagcccaaattaaaaaaaaataataataaaagcagagCAGATATAAGAAGTAGATAAGATGTGAATCGGAAAATAGGATTTGGAGATTTTTCTTGAGTGGAATGAATGTTGTGCTACAAATTTCACTTATTCTGGTGATGAGAGATATTAcactataaaaatgaaaaactttttccaattttcctTTCCCACCACTGAAAACTCTTCACAGTAGTTCACAAAAAGTGAGgggagtttttaaaaatacagacagATTGGTTTGCAAACTTGTAATTGAAATGTATAAAATTGTATATGTCACAGAAATCAATGAAATACATACTTTGAATAAATAagcaatatttttcatttattgacattaaaaaggaaaacattttatttatctcaacttttttatttatgtaattattatcacacacatatatggtgtAATTTTGTAATTGAACTGTTATGTAGTAATTCTTCttgcaattaaaatattttatgaaaagagAAGCCTTAAAAATAGAATCCCACTGTGATCTTTCTCAGTTTAAAATGTTAGTATTATATATCCATAGGAACTTgattcctgggagaaacactgaGAGTATGCACATATATCTTGAGAGGCAGGTATGGGTTGTGTCTTGCAAAGAACTGCTTCATTCGTGGTTCAGTATCCAATGTAGTCGGTGGTGACATTATTGGTACTAGCACTTGCTTTGTTGTTTTGCAGACTATTATCAATGCACCTGTTTGTCAAATTCACAAAGGCAAACCAGCTGACAtcatggaaggaaagaatcaaacaGCTCCATCTGAATTCATCATCTTGGGGTTCGACCACCTGAATGAATTGCAGTATTTACTCTTCACCATCTTCTTTCTGACCTACATATGCACTTTAGGAGGCAATGTTTTTATCATTGTGGTGACCATAGCTGATtcccacctacacacacccatgtATTATTTCCTAGGAAATCTTGCCCTTATTGACATCTGCTACACTACTACTAATGTCCCCCAGATGATGGTGCATCTTCTGTCAGAGAAGAAAATCATTTCCTATGGAGGCTGTGTGACCCAGCTCTTtgcattcattttctttgttggcTCAGAGTGTCTCCTCCTGGCAGCAATGGCATATGATCGATATATTGCTATCTGTAAGCCGTTAAGGTACTCATTTATTATGAACAAGGCCCTGTGCAGCTGGTTAGCAGCCTCATGCTGGACATGTGGGTTTCTCAACTCAGTGTTGCACACCGTTCTGACCTTCCACCTGCCCTTCTGTGGTAACAATCAGATCAATTATTTCTTCTGTGACATACCTCCCTTGCTCATCTTGTCTTGTGGTGATACTTCCCTCAATGAACTGGCTTTGCTGTCCATTGGGATCCTCATAGGCTGGACTCCTTTCCTGTGCATCATCCTTTCCTACCTTTACATCATCTCCACCATCCTGAGGATCCGTTCCTCTGAGGGGAGACAGAAAGCCTTTTCCACCTGTGCCTCCCACCTGCTCATTGTTATTCTCTATTATGGCAGTGCTATCTTCACGTATGTGAGGCCCATCTCATCTTACTCGCTAGAGAAAGACAGATTGATCTCAGTGCTGTATAGTGTTTTCACACCCATGCTGAATCCTATAATTTATGCACTGAGGAATAAGGACATCAAAGAGGCTGTGAAGGCcatagggagaaagtggcagcCACCTGTTTTCTCTTCTGATATGTAACATCTCTTATGTGTGGTCAATGATCTTACATTAGAAATTTAACTTTTTCACCATGCAGTTGTTGCTAGTTACAATGACTTAAAATCTTCTTGCGATATTTGAAAACTGAAGAGTTGGCACACTGAACCTTAAGTGTACGTTTCTGTTTTGTTAGTCTCTAATTGAGTTACTTATTTAGTTTCTGTCCTTTTTATTTGTCTTCTCCATTTTGGAATCCTCGTCTAAAGATGGTTCCTCTCTCATTCCATTTCTATTTGCTTGATAGACTTCATGGCTTATTACTTGTGAAAGTCTGTCCTCTGAGCCAAGCAACTGCCATCTTGGAACATTAAGCTGAACCCCCTTGCAAAATATCATCCCATTTGGGATTGTTTACTGTTTACATCCTCTCATGGAAGAGTGCAAGGACCACAAGACCCTACTTGAGTATCCACATGCTCCCTACCACCTGTTGTATACTACATGGATGCAGGGAGAAGTTAGAGTATATAGGCCAGAAGATCAGGGGAGGAGTTTCCATTCATGGGACTATGGGTAGGTATCTGTCAGGGTTCTCtatagtcacagaacttatggaatatcTCTATATTATTAAATGAATTCATTGTAATGATTTACATTCTGTAGTCTAACAAACCCAACAATGGACAGCTGTGAATGTGAAATCCAGAAGcctagtagttgctcagtacACAAGGCTAGCTGTTTCATCTGGTTTTCCAGCTGGAACAGCTGGAACATCTGGATTTCCAGCTGGAACAGCTGGAATCCTGAATAGGTAGGTTACAACAGATGTGCTGGAAAGTAAGTGCAAGCAGCCAAGGAAGAATGAATCTTCCCTCTTCCAATgaccttatgtaggcctccagaaGAAGGTGTAACCTacgttaaaggtgtgtactacctcacctggatctggaacttgctttgttccAGGCTGACATTGAAgtctgcttgcctcagtctcccggaattaaaggcatgtactaccttgcttGGGCCTAAGCTTTATATAGCCACTATACCTCAaaatctccatgtcaagatccaggtcaaaaacctgtatcttccagcctcaagatctggtaaaccctccatttctggattgtagttcattccagaggtagtcaagttgataaccaggAATAGTGATCACAGGGTACCTCATTCCTGCTAGGTAATGCCTTTCAGATGCAGCCTATTGGAGGAGAAACCTCCAAACTCCTGTATTCACCTATGTTCTGTAAGCTCAATAAACTAATTCCCATAGTGAACTTTGGCATAATTGGGTTTGCTAACTCTTAGGACATTAAAAATGTGGAGACATTGCTTATATCTCTCTGGCAAGGGATTTTAGCAACAATACTATATTTCATGTAAGTAAAAGAAATGAGAGACCCGTGAGATGATCCAGCAGGTAGTCACTTTCTGTCAAGCTtggtgatctgagtttgatccaagGGTCCCATGTGACAACCtacaaattgttttctagccttcaTATACACAATTTGGcatgtatgtgaacacacacacacacacacacacacacacacacacacattgctgaaAAGACAGTAAGGTATTTCAGTTCATATTCATAGTTCTTTCAAAAGATGGACTATcccaataaaatttgttttaggTTTACAGAGCTATGTTATAGAGTATCTTAAGCTTAGgaaacatttttctaaaaatgCCGAACACCatgatatataaaacatatacaaaATGAATTATAATTTTTGAGAGGGAGTAAAGTTTTTAGTTATGTAACAAGTAATCAGAAAAGGTATGTATGAGTATTTAAttactgtttttatattttattatcaatCAAGGAAGAGCTACAGACCAATTTTCTAGTGAACATAACTACAAAACACTTGTGATCTAAATTCAAGATCACATGAAAATTATACAGTCTCCAAATTGGTATTATTGTTTGGAGACAAGGCTGGTTCAGCATGTGCAGACATTGGTTGGGAGTCTTTAGAGGAAGCAGAATataatagaacacacacacacacacacacacacacacagaggcatgcacacacacagatacacaatatGGCTAAATTGTTCAGTAACAGCAGTACCATGGCTAAAATCTCAGTACTTAGTTGTTGCTCAGTCTATAACATTAGGTGCCTGAGTAGTTTGAGTAGTCAAATAATGGCTATCTCACACTAAGAGGGCAAGTTCCCAAGAAAGGGTGCCCCAACAGTCCTGGAGTTGAAATTTGGAAGGGTCCTGGAGATCCACTGGTCCTAAGTCCATGTTGGAAACCTGGAAAATTTGTCCTGACATCAGCAAAGATAGCAACAGTAGCAAGCAAGTAAATTAACCCAGCAGTGAAAGGGAAAGTCAAGTGAGTAGAGGGCAAAcaatcttccttcttctatgcATCCTTTTATGTCTAGGCTACCACCAGAAGGTGTCACTCACATTTGGAGTGGACCTTTCCATACCAATTAAGATGATCAAGACAGTTTCACAATCGAGGATCCCTGCTGAGATGATTCAAAGTTGTACTACAATGGCCTTTAAAACCAAAAATCACCATGTGCAAATCAAACACATACTATACAGTATTAATAGACTTAATGGCAAAAAATGACATAATTAACATGAGATGTAGAAAAAGCATCTGCCAATGTACAACAGCTTCATGATAAAATGTATTGAAGAAAACAGGGATAGACAGAACATACCTCCAAACAATAAATACTGTACATATGACAAATGCATAAACATTGTACTAGATATGGAGAATTATGATCACCACCTCTAGCATCTGTAACAGGACAAAGATGATAATCCTTTCTACATTTATTGAGAACAACAATCAAAGTTTTAGTTTGAACAATAAAATAAGAGTGCAAAGTAGATATTAGCTTTGCCTATTTGTAAATGGCATGAATCTATACTTAAAATACCCCACAGAGTCGCCAGAAGAATTTAGATAtgataaatagtttttaaaaagttacctgacaaaaaaatcaatgcacagaatcaatattttatttataccaATAACAAGCTTGGGAGAAAATATTGggaaagatatcttttttaatatattttttattacatattttcctcaattacatttccaatgctttcccaaaagtcccccccccccacttccttacccacccattcctgtttttttggccctggcgttcccctgtactggggcatataaagttcaatgggcctctctttccagtgatggccaactaggaccctgatatagctgtgtcttgtgagactaggccggggcctagcaaacacataagtggatgctcacagtcagctattggatggatcacagggcccccaatggagaagctagagaaagtatccaaggagctaaagagacctgcaaccctgtaggtgcaacattatgaactaaccagtaccccggagctcttgactctagctgcatatgtatcaaaagatgggaaAGATATTTTAATTACAATAGCTTAAAATTAATATAGCTAGGGAAAAAGCTAACCAAAGAGGTAGACAACATATAACAACAAAAGCTTTAAGGTGCtataaaagaaattgaagaagacattagATGATGAAATGTTCTTCCATGCTGAAAGACTGGCAGAAATAAAATTGTGAAAACGGTTatactaccaaaagcaatttacagagtcaatgcaattcttttattttgtggaacaaTTTGAGGAAGTATGTTGCTAGCTCTTCTCTTATAATCTCATAGAATCCAGCAGTGACTCCACTTTGTTCTGGGCATCAAGATGGATCTTATGTGGTCTAAGCTGGGCTCTAActtgcaacatttttttttcttgcctctgTCTACATACTGTGGGATTTTCAGGTGAGTGTCATCACACCCAGATCTGTATGTCCTATATCAACTTGTGTTGATTTCTGAAGTAAGGAAGTTTCAGTATTTGGTTCTTATTCATGTCCTTTCTgacatatttttcattaattcCTTATACTTAGTTGATTTTTTATTTCTCCAGATCAACTTTGGTTTGAATTCTACCTTATCAGTTATCAGAAAGGCTATGTCATCTTGGCTTCCATTTGCCTGATTAGGTGGCTTTCATTCTTTACCTCTTATCTGTGGGATCTTTTGCAGTGATGGTCATTTCTTAGAGACAGCAGATAGCTGGATcttgtttcttatatttttgtttgtaagcctagcctttaatgtcTGAGTAGTATCTCCAACCCTggattgatctctctctctctctctctctctctctctctctctctctctctctttctctctttttctgatCAAGggtcaaaattttatttttagctctGCCTTTATATAGGCAAAACCCAAAGagccatcctttgtttcagctgtatTTTGTTTCAAAGCAAGTCCAGTGGGTGATCAACTCCTCAAGGCTCTGGTAGGGAAATGCAAAGGTCAGGCTAAAACTTTTGGAGGTTTGTTTAGCATATTCAAGGTTGGGGGAAGGGCATACCTCCCCCCTTACTCCAGTAAAACATTATCAGTAGGTCTTAATAGTGAGTCTTCCATTCTGCACAGAATAAAGGCCACCTTCCCTTCCCCAACCAGGTCTTCAGGACTCTCCATAAGTGGTCCATGCTTGTGTCTGTAATTACTTTCTATGGGTATCTCTTCTGTCCCTTTTCTAATTTGTTCTCCACCACACTGAAATTCTTCTGCTTTTCTGACCTGGTAATTTATCCCTGTTTCTGAGTCttttccttggtttttgtttttgtttttgtttttgtttttttctgatgaaAATCTATTTAGGCCTCAGCTATAgctttaataaaacaaggagttATTTTATAGGCAGACTCTagacttttatctttttaaatgtctTCATGTTAAGTTGCTAatgcctatctatcatctacctataaTACTACCTATCTAATCTTCTGGTACCCTTActttagaatatatctatattatctttttttaaaaacatatatcttACTAATAAGggccttttttattatttagtgttCTAGCACTGAATACATTGCAAGCATTCAGTGAGCATTTAtgaaaaagatacagaaaattCTATTGCCTGTTTTTCAAAGTGAAACATTCTCACTATCAGTTTTAATGTTTTCTCCTGCATCATGAGATTTACATATAAATTTTATTGCAAAAGACTAAAGAGAATGGACTAATTTGTAtgttatatgatatatgtgtttAATAACTGGCATGAATATTAAATATGGTACTTATATATGTGACAAGAcatacaagtatatatatatttttatatttgtatgtttatatataaatatgtatatatataaaactgtgAATTGATAAAAGGTTTatatattatctcaactagatggatatatatatatatatatatatatatatataaaatcttttacATATTATATGTTCTCAATGTTGGATTTTTAAGTTTAAGAATATTTGACATCATAGGATATTTCCAACTGTAGGTTCTAATATAGCAATTTTGAGATTGTACCTGGAATTTGACATTTTTCAAGTTCCCAAGTCACGGATgggagagatgggtcagttgtTAAACAGCTTATACCACAAACATGAGGATCTTTCTTCAGATCCCTACTACTCACAAAAGAAGCCTGGTAGGGAGGTGAGCTCCTGTAACTCTGTTACTGGAGATGGAAACAGGATTCCTGGAGCTAACCATCAGCTTCCAAGCAGAATTGGTGTGCACTACTATCCTTCAAACTGAGGTAgagaacagttaaaaaaaaaaaaaacagcagcatTCATCTTCAACATCTAGCTTAtactcatatgtacatacatgtgcatacaacaATGTGGACAGATACATGTACactttcacatgtgtgcacaaagTTACCAAGTCATGAATACGATACTAATTTCATCCAACCATTTGAGTAGCAAGGAACCAGTAAGACTTTGTACACAAGCATGTCTGTACCTTGGAGCCATTAGGGAACACTGAAAGTGTGTATTCATAGACTTTATGTTCAGATATTTTGGGTAACGTATGGCCTAGATATCAGGGTTTCTTAAAACCTTCCATGGCATGAGTACTCCTGGCCTTGTAGAGAGATAATAGTTGACAGAAAATGAGCATAATATATAGGGAAGAGAAGTTTATATGAGAGTCTTTTCTTTAACCTATGTGAAAAGCTACTATTAAAAATAGTCCAGAACATATTGTCATTTCACCTTTGGATATATCTGTTATAAACATATTGTCATTTCATCTTCAGATATATCTGTTATGAACATCTTATCATGTCACCTTTGGGTATATATGTTATGAACTAAAGTAGTTATCCTCTGAGAAGGCAAATATGGCACCTGCGCAGTGGATATGCCCCTGTTCCTTGCTGTGGAATAACTTAATACTCTCCAGCTCTTTCAGTGACAACAGCAAAGAAAAGAATCCACCATGTACTTTTACATTCTTGTGAACATGATGGTCATACGTTGCTCATCTCATTCTAATAACATGGCTTCCTGGAGGCTGCCTAGCTTTATGGGAACACTGAACTAAGATTGATCTAGGGAAATGTAAGCATGGCCTTTCTAAGAAGAGATGATGTGTGGAGAACAAGAAGACTGCAGTTcatctctgtactggctagttttgagtcaacttgacacaggctggagttatcatagagaaaggaacttgggttgggaaaatgcctccatgagatccaaaatCAGGagaacctatgagaggctattggtgaagtctagttacagcagaagacagcagtgttttggagatgccagtatcatgagatgaccaccaagaacagcaacagcagtggagtacagacatctggagcctagaagataatgtgtgtgctacaaagggcaaggttggagaagtgacccaagcccttggaggagcccagaagaccgTGAGCTGGATCCCAGACATTAGATGGTTGGAgaatgatttttgcttttgattgtgccTGTGCCCTGATaaattttccctcttgaaggaagttttttagtgaagtccacagttaagagactttgaattttaaagtactttgaattttaaaagatactggatattgaattttaaaagatactggatattttaaaaggattgaacttttaatatgtaaagactgtgggacttttaaatttgtttagatcttggggatgaataagaaactaagggttgaggcttactagtgatgtgtttgtgtcaagctgacaaggagtcaattgtactggctagttttgtgataacttggagttatcacagaaaaaggagcttcagttggggaaatgccagctgtaaggcattttctcaattagtgattaaggtgGGAGATCCCCTGGTGGgtgtgccatctctgggctgatagttttggttctataagagagcaggctgagaaagccagtaaagaacatccccccatggcttctgcatcagcctctgctttctgacctggttgagttccagtcctgacttcctttggtgataaacagcagtatggaagtgtaagctgaataaaccctttcctccccacttgcttctttgtcatgatgttttgtccaggaatagaaaccctgactaagacaatctccAATAGACCCAAAGGGAAGTCAGTGAGTCATCAGACTGAGGAGAGCTCCATTTAGCCTGAACAGAGTGGGGAGGAAAAACGAGAAAGAAGCTCTATCTAAAGTATAGCAAGTTCCTGATTTGGAAGTGTTTTTTCAAATGAGTGTGAACTCAattcagaaaagagaaaggaacaaaGCATGGTTCTGGCTACTAACTGGAAGAGATCAGTGTCCTACTCATTCAGTCTGTAAGCATTTGATAAAAACCTTGTTTGTCACAGGTGGTACTAGGTGAAGCTGGCATAATGGGTGACCTTTCTGTACCACTCTGAACATTTAGAGGAATGCCTTTGGAAATATTTGGGAAAGGTATTCTGGAACACAGTGACCCCCTGCTACTTTCTTTCTCCAGATCCCTGTGTGATAAATTCAAGTCATTTAGCTGTATGGATACAATTGGCTACATTGTCCAATAAACAGATAAGAACTATCATGGATACAATCTATGCTGCTGATGAAAATGATAGTGAGATATCTTTCTTATGAGCTTAGAAATCAGTTGAATAAAAACACTAGAGTCTCAGTGGGGGATATGTGAGTAGTCTATACTAGTAAAAACTCATCCCAAGGAGAAGTGTGTAGGGAGTCTCACTATCTCTAAGCCGATTTGACAGTTTCCCATTAATACACAGGTCAAGTGGGAACTGGAGGAAAGGTCGAGTTTCTCAAggtggagccccccccccccccccaaaaaaaaaaaaaacagaaaagaatagagATCTTcctgagagcagccagtgcaggaAAGAAAACTTTCAACCATGACTGAATAAATCACCATTTACAAAACTTGAAAGTTGGCAGAGCTGTAGGGAAGAAACATCAGTTAGAACAAATATAATACATTTTGAACAAATCAGAGCTTCTAGAGGGgacaaagaataaagagaaaagcAAGGACAGATTTAAAATTAAGCTTGACTTACTTGTATAACTGAAAAATTCAGtatataaatggagagaaatataAATTTGAGTTAAAAACATTAAGACCAAATAGAAGAAATATGTCAAAGTAAGGAGGGAAGTAAATATTGAACACGTATAATTGAAAATATGAAGCAGTTAATAAATGGatccaaaataattttttttaaaaaaataaagacctCAAGATTAGATTTAAACAGATATGAAAAAGTAGTCCATAAGTATTATTTTATCTGAAGAAGATTCAACTTATCATTTGACAAGTAAATTCCAGACAGTACTGATGGGCTCTTTGCTATACCCAATGTACCACTGCCTAAGCATATTCTGGAAAAACATCCCAGCTGGTAAGCATCTATTCAATGGATAGCTAGTCTATAGAGGAGATAAAGGGGAATTGATGGTGGATATCTTATTCACAAATGAATTCAAGGCAGAAAAACTGTCACCAGTTGACTAGGAGAAAGTAGTCAGTCCCTCAAAAAGCCAAACCCAGCTGATCATTATTAATTCATTAGGACAAAAGACTTGTGGGAAATATAAATTGTAGGGCTTTCCTTAAGAGGGTAATTTCACTTATAATCTCAGTAATTCATAATTTGTATCTCACTAAAGAATACCTGAAATTTTTGATAAAGATTGAGAAACTTGGACAgaataagattaaaaattcaactCCAAACTATAGTCAAATAAATGAATTACAAGAACcatatgaatttcttttcttgtcaaatGTAAAAATCCTAAACACAGTGCAGTTGCAACCATATCAACACAAAATTGTTATATGATATGCAAATCATAGAAAAATGTAACTATCCAGAATAGAACTAATTCATTCAGCTAGTACTTCTAATCTG comes from the Mus musculus strain NOD/ShiLtJ chromosome 17 genomic scaffold, GRCm38.p6 alternate locus group NOD/ShiLtJ MMCHR17_CHO_IDD1 genome and includes:
- the Olfr111 gene encoding olfactory receptor 111 → MEGKNQTAPSEFIILGFDHLNELQYLLFTIFFLTYICTLGGNVFIIVVTIADSHLHTPMYYFLGNLALIDICYTTTNVPQMMVHLLSEKKIISYGGCVTQLFAFIFFVGSECLLLAAMAYDRYIAICKPLRYSFIMNKALCSWLAASCWTCGFLNSVLHTVLTFHLPFCGNNQINYFFCDIPPLLILSCGDTSLNELALLSIGILIGWTPFLCIILSYLYIISTILRIRSSEGRQKAFSTCASHLLIVILYYGSAIFTYVRPISSYSLEKDRLISVLYSVFTPMLNPIIYALRNKDIKEAVKAIGRKWQPPVFSSDM